In a single window of the Prevotella melaninogenica genome:
- the hisS gene encoding histidine--tRNA ligase, producing MANKPSIPKGTRDFGPDEMAKRNYIFDTIKRVYALYGFQQIETPSMETLQTLMGKYGEEGDKLLFKILNSGDYLKAVSDDELKERNTLKMQTKLCEKGLRYDLTVPFARYVVMHRDELQLPFKRYQIQPVWRADRPQKGRYREFYQCDADVVGSDSLLNEVELMQIIDTVFTEFGIRVQIKINNRKILTGIAEVIGEKEKIVDITVAIDKLDKIGLDNVNEELRNNGISEEAIEKLQPIIKLEGTNEEKLDVIAEVLKESETGLKGVEETRFILDNLKNSGLNNEIQLDLTLARGLNYYTGAIFEVKALDVQIGSITGGGRYDNLTGIFGMPGISGVGISFGADRIYDVLNTLDLYPKESVQGTQLLFINFGEKETAYCLPIVAAARKAGIRTEMFPDKAKMKKQMSYANAKNIGFVALAGETEMQEGKITLKNMSTGEQELLTPEEIINRF from the coding sequence CTTCCATTCCAAAGGGTACACGTGATTTCGGACCTGATGAGATGGCAAAACGAAATTACATATTTGATACTATCAAGCGTGTCTATGCTCTCTATGGTTTTCAGCAGATAGAAACACCTTCTATGGAGACATTACAAACGCTGATGGGCAAGTATGGTGAAGAAGGAGATAAACTTCTCTTTAAGATTCTGAATTCAGGAGATTACTTGAAGGCTGTTAGCGATGATGAACTCAAGGAGCGCAATACACTTAAGATGCAGACAAAGCTCTGTGAGAAGGGCTTGCGTTATGATCTTACAGTACCTTTTGCTCGCTACGTTGTGATGCATCGTGATGAGTTGCAATTACCTTTCAAGCGTTATCAGATACAGCCAGTTTGGCGTGCCGACCGCCCACAAAAGGGTCGTTATCGCGAGTTCTATCAGTGTGATGCAGATGTCGTTGGTTCAGACTCATTGCTAAACGAGGTGGAATTAATGCAGATTATTGACACTGTATTTACAGAGTTTGGTATTCGTGTACAGATAAAGATTAACAATAGAAAGATTCTCACAGGTATTGCAGAAGTGATTGGTGAGAAGGAAAAGATTGTTGACATTACTGTTGCTATCGATAAACTTGATAAGATAGGCCTTGATAATGTAAACGAAGAGTTGCGTAACAATGGAATCTCTGAGGAGGCAATAGAGAAGTTACAGCCTATCATTAAGTTAGAAGGAACTAATGAAGAGAAACTTGATGTTATTGCAGAAGTCTTAAAGGAGAGTGAGACAGGATTGAAAGGTGTAGAAGAAACGCGTTTTATTCTTGACAACTTGAAGAATTCAGGACTGAACAATGAGATACAACTCGACCTTACTTTGGCACGTGGATTGAACTATTATACAGGTGCTATCTTTGAAGTAAAGGCACTTGATGTACAGATTGGTTCTATTACAGGTGGTGGTCGTTACGATAACCTCACAGGTATTTTTGGTATGCCAGGTATCTCTGGCGTTGGAATAAGTTTTGGTGCTGATCGCATCTATGATGTCTTAAATACTCTCGACCTCTATCCAAAGGAGAGCGTACAGGGCACTCAGCTTCTCTTTATCAATTTCGGTGAGAAGGAAACAGCTTACTGTCTGCCAATTGTTGCAGCTGCACGTAAAGCCGGCATTCGCACAGAAATGTTCCCAGACAAGGCGAAGATGAAGAAGCAGATGAGCTATGCTAATGCAAAGAACATCG